A portion of the Anas platyrhynchos isolate ZD024472 breed Pekin duck chromosome 26, IASCAAS_PekinDuck_T2T, whole genome shotgun sequence genome contains these proteins:
- the S100A16 gene encoding protein S100-A16 — MADCTELEWAIQVLVNNFDKYSSRCCCRKPRRISKKDFRRMLSCELNHMLTDTGNRRAADKLICDLDENKDGRISFEEYWTLIGGIASPIAHIIRQQEQSIKHTK, encoded by the exons ATGGCAGACTGCACGGAGCTGGAATGGGCCATCCAGGTGCTGGTGAACAACTTTGACAAGTACTCgagccgctgctgctgccggaaGCCGCGGCGCATCAGCAAGAAGGATTTCCGCAGGATGCTGAGCTGTGAGCTCAACCACATGCTGACG GACACCGGGAACAGGCGGGCGGCCGACAAGCTCATCTGCGACCTGGATGAGAACAAAGACGGGCGCATCAGCTTCGAGGAGTACTGGACCTTGATAGGCGGCATCGCCAGCCCCATCGCCCACATCATCcgccagcaggagcagagcatcAAGCACACCAAGTAG